One Streptococcus gallolyticus subsp. gallolyticus DSM 16831 DNA window includes the following coding sequences:
- a CDS encoding aspartate kinase → MKVIKFGGSSLASAEQLKKVLNIVKSDSERRFVVVSAPGKRNAEDTKVTDALIKYYKAYTAGDDVTAAQEWIINRYQAMAEELGLNSSIVSKIAGAITNLATLPIDGNDFLYDTFLAAGEDNNAKLVAEYFRKNGIAARYVHPKEAGIIVSSEPGNARILPSSYDKLEELRDSEEVLVIPGFFGVTTDGQICTFSRGGSDISGSIVAAGVKADLYENFTDVNGIFAAHPGVVHKPHTIKELTYREMRELAYAGFSVLHDEALIPAYRGKIPLVIKNTNNPDHPGTRITLKHSGPTIPVIGIAADDNFASINMSKYLMNREVGFGRKVLQILEDLNIRWEHMPTGIDDMSVIVRERELTPIKEQEIISYLTRELGVDEVDIEHNLSIIMIVGEDMKNHIGVTATATKALSDKHINLEMISQGSSEVSVMFVTQTEQEKQAVRALYNAFFTEEQN, encoded by the coding sequence ATGAAAGTAATCAAATTTGGTGGTAGCTCGCTCGCTTCTGCTGAGCAACTCAAAAAAGTATTGAACATTGTTAAATCAGACTCAGAACGACGCTTTGTCGTTGTGTCTGCCCCAGGTAAGCGTAACGCTGAAGATACCAAGGTAACAGACGCCCTTATTAAATACTATAAAGCATATACAGCTGGCGATGACGTTACTGCTGCGCAAGAATGGATCATCAATCGTTATCAAGCCATGGCAGAAGAACTCGGTTTAAACTCTTCTATCGTGAGCAAAATTGCTGGTGCCATTACAAATCTTGCAACTCTTCCTATTGACGGAAATGATTTTCTTTATGATACCTTCCTAGCAGCTGGTGAGGACAATAACGCAAAACTCGTTGCGGAATACTTCCGTAAAAACGGTATTGCTGCTCGTTATGTTCACCCTAAAGAGGCTGGAATCATCGTATCTAGTGAACCAGGAAACGCTCGTATTCTTCCGTCAAGTTATGACAAGCTTGAAGAATTACGTGATTCTGAAGAAGTCCTTGTTATCCCTGGCTTCTTTGGTGTAACAACTGATGGGCAAATTTGTACCTTCTCACGTGGTGGGTCAGATATTTCAGGTTCTATCGTTGCCGCTGGTGTCAAAGCTGATTTATATGAAAACTTTACTGATGTTAATGGTATTTTTGCAGCCCACCCAGGCGTTGTCCATAAACCCCACACTATTAAAGAATTAACATACAGAGAAATGCGTGAGCTTGCCTATGCAGGGTTCTCTGTCCTACATGACGAAGCGTTGATTCCTGCCTACCGTGGTAAAATTCCACTTGTCATTAAAAATACAAATAATCCTGACCACCCAGGGACACGTATTACTTTAAAACACAGCGGACCTACAATTCCTGTCATCGGTATCGCTGCAGATGATAACTTCGCAAGTATCAACATGTCTAAATACCTCATGAACCGCGAAGTCGGATTTGGTCGAAAAGTCCTCCAAATTTTAGAAGACCTCAATATCCGTTGGGAACACATGCCAACAGGTATCGACGATATGTCAGTTATCGTCCGTGAACGCGAATTAACACCAATCAAAGAACAAGAAATCATCTCTTACCTCACACGAGAGTTAGGTGTTGATGAAGTTGATATCGAGCACAATCTTTCAATCATCATGATTGTTGGTGAAGATATGAAAAACCATATCGGGGTAACTGCTACAGCAACCAAAGCTCTTTCAGATAAACACATCAACCTTGAAATGATTTCTCAAGGTTCAAGTGAAGTTTCTGTCATGTTTGTAACCCAAACAGAACAAGAAAAACAAGCCGTCCGCGCTTTATATAATGCTTTCTTCACAGAAGAACAAAATTAA
- a CDS encoding sigma-70 family RNA polymerase sigma factor has product MMETFESYFEKVKPIVLKLRRHYFVKLWDYDDWLQEGRVVLFRLLQEKPDLLQDDLSLYAYFKTKFSNYLKDVIRHQESLKRKFNQLPYEEISDVGHCLAQASFLDLADYVAYQERLQAVEQRLGVGAREKLAKVMRGERFEGKKAFLTQIEPFFNEFKNNF; this is encoded by the coding sequence ATGATGGAAACCTTTGAAAGCTATTTTGAAAAGGTCAAACCGATTGTGCTTAAGTTGCGTCGTCACTATTTTGTCAAATTATGGGACTATGATGATTGGTTACAAGAGGGACGGGTGGTTCTGTTCCGTCTCCTGCAAGAAAAGCCAGACTTGTTGCAGGACGACTTGTCCCTTTATGCCTATTTTAAAACGAAGTTTTCCAACTATCTCAAGGATGTGATTCGCCATCAAGAGAGTTTGAAACGCAAGTTTAATCAGCTGCCATATGAGGAGATTAGTGACGTGGGGCATTGTTTGGCGCAAGCAAGCTTTCTGGATCTGGCGGATTATGTGGCTTATCAGGAGCGGCTGCAGGCGGTTGAGCAGCGACTGGGAGTAGGGGCACGAGAGAAATTGGCGAAGGTGATGCGAGGGGAGCGCTTTGAGGGCAAGAAGGCGTTTCTAACCCAAATTGAGCCCTTCTTTAACGAGTTTAAAAATAATTTCTAG
- a CDS encoding glycoside hydrolase family 5 protein, producing MYKVTKNLKKITTALILALVALFAIDSNTEVAYAATTGLNSWEITSKMTIGWNLGNSLDATYWTDNPTPVQSVTAWGNPEPTQQLFDKVKSLGFNTVRIPVTWYQHLTYNNATQTYEINQDWLDYVKKTVDYAYNNDMFVIINVHHENWVNVDYFNDSNLATAKTKLKDIWQQLSVTFANYDQRLIFEGMNEPRQTYNSSVEWGNGDSYSWDYINQLNSTFISTVRSNSSGYNSERLLMIPSYHAADNYEALSHLDIPSNSGNIAISVHAYEPYSFTMDSSESHKYQSNNKYGGYNPDTLKSIMNDLKKIQSEKNAPIIIGEFGASDFNNTDERVAWAKDYMTQATSAGFVCVLWDNNADNDYSSSENFGFINRSTNELYDNAKSVVSTLINYAKKNTSTDTSNTGNTGSTDNTGDNSGSEKDYSWKDLFGANGAACLQAWQSQEIPNALNYINNDYKIVVLYRGQNAPKLVVENAYSYSWDVTVEPSSIEYGENNVAYYNYSDIAAAFSKYGVSIYDMGKVLAFTSAYTEIYGVYAAPV from the coding sequence ATGTACAAAGTAACAAAGAATCTAAAAAAAATCACTACAGCTTTAATACTAGCGCTAGTGGCACTCTTTGCTATTGACAGTAATACTGAAGTGGCTTATGCCGCAACTACTGGACTTAACTCTTGGGAAATCACAAGTAAAATGACTATTGGGTGGAACTTGGGAAATTCACTTGATGCAACCTATTGGACTGACAATCCTACTCCAGTCCAATCCGTTACCGCTTGGGGAAACCCTGAACCAACACAACAACTTTTTGACAAGGTAAAATCTTTAGGATTTAACACAGTGAGAATACCAGTAACTTGGTATCAACATCTTACCTACAATAATGCCACACAAACTTACGAAATCAATCAAGATTGGTTGGATTATGTCAAAAAAACAGTTGACTACGCCTACAATAATGACATGTTTGTTATTATCAACGTTCACCATGAAAATTGGGTTAACGTAGATTACTTTAATGATTCAAATCTTGCTACCGCAAAAACAAAACTCAAAGACATTTGGCAACAGCTTTCAGTTACCTTTGCTAATTATGACCAACGTCTTATTTTTGAAGGAATGAACGAGCCAAGACAAACTTATAACTCCTCTGTAGAATGGGGAAATGGAGATTCATATTCGTGGGATTATATTAACCAACTTAACAGCACGTTCATTTCAACCGTAAGAAGCAATTCCTCTGGCTATAACTCTGAACGTTTGCTAATGATTCCTTCTTACCATGCAGCCGATAATTACGAAGCGCTAAGTCATCTTGACATTCCTAGCAACAGCGGAAATATCGCCATTTCCGTCCATGCCTATGAACCATATTCATTTACAATGGATAGTAGCGAAAGCCATAAATACCAAAGCAACAACAAATACGGGGGCTATAATCCAGATACTCTAAAAAGTATCATGAACGACCTTAAAAAGATTCAAAGCGAAAAAAATGCTCCAATTATTATCGGTGAATTTGGTGCCTCAGATTTCAACAATACAGACGAACGCGTTGCTTGGGCAAAAGACTACATGACTCAGGCTACTAGCGCTGGCTTTGTATGTGTCCTTTGGGATAATAATGCTGATAATGACTACTCATCAAGCGAGAATTTCGGATTTATTAACCGTTCAACCAACGAACTTTATGACAACGCTAAAAGTGTCGTTTCAACACTCATTAACTACGCTAAAAAGAATACCTCAACTGATACTAGCAATACTGGTAACACAGGCAGTACAGATAATACTGGTGATAATTCAGGTTCAGAAAAGGACTATTCATGGAAAGATTTGTTTGGTGCCAATGGAGCAGCTTGCTTGCAAGCTTGGCAATCACAAGAAATTCCTAATGCTCTAAACTACATTAACAACGATTATAAAATCGTAGTTTTATATAGGGGGCAAAACGCACCGAAACTCGTTGTGGAAAATGCTTATTCTTATAGTTGGGACGTTACCGTTGAACCAAGCTCTATTGAATATGGTGAAAATAATGTTGCCTACTATAATTACAGTGACATTGCAGCGGCCTTTTCAAAATATGGCGTAAGTATCTATGACATGGGAAAAGTTTTAGCATTTACATCTGCATATACCGAAATTTACGGTGTTTATGCCGCACCAGTCTAA
- the fabK gene encoding enoyl-[acyl-carrier-protein] reductase FabK, with the protein MKTRITELLNIKYPIFQGGMAWVADGDLAGAVSNAGGLGIIGGGNAPKEVVKANIDKVKEITDKPFGVNIMLLSPFVDDIVDLVIEEGVKVVTTGAGNPGKYMERFHEAGITVIPVVPSVALAKRMEKLGADAVIAEGMEAGGHIGKLTTMTLVRQVVDAVNIPVIGAGGVGDGRGAAAIFMLGAEAIQVGTRFAVSKESNAHQNFKDKILKAKDIDTVISASVVGHPVRAVKNKLTTSYAHAEKDFLAGRKTAEDIEVLGAGALRNAVVDGDVVTGSVMAGQIAGLIRKEETCEEILKDLYYGAQEVILEEAKRWSD; encoded by the coding sequence ATGAAAACACGTATAACAGAATTATTAAATATAAAATATCCAATTTTTCAAGGAGGAATGGCATGGGTTGCTGATGGTGATCTAGCTGGTGCTGTTTCTAATGCTGGTGGTTTAGGTATTATCGGTGGTGGTAATGCCCCAAAAGAAGTTGTTAAAGCTAATATCGATAAAGTTAAAGAAATTACAGACAAACCTTTTGGTGTCAATATTATGCTTTTATCACCATTTGTTGATGATATTGTAGATTTAGTCATTGAAGAAGGTGTAAAAGTTGTCACAACAGGTGCTGGTAACCCTGGTAAATACATGGAACGTTTCCATGAAGCAGGTATTACAGTTATTCCAGTTGTTCCAAGTGTTGCTCTTGCAAAACGTATGGAAAAATTAGGTGCTGATGCAGTTATCGCAGAAGGTATGGAAGCTGGTGGACACATCGGTAAATTGACAACAATGACACTTGTTCGTCAAGTTGTGGATGCGGTAAATATTCCTGTTATTGGTGCTGGTGGTGTTGGTGATGGACGTGGTGCTGCAGCGATCTTTATGCTTGGTGCGGAAGCTATTCAAGTTGGAACACGCTTTGCAGTTTCTAAAGAATCTAATGCACACCAAAACTTTAAAGATAAAATCTTGAAAGCAAAAGATATTGATACCGTTATTTCAGCGTCAGTTGTTGGACACCCAGTTCGTGCTGTCAAAAATAAATTAACAACATCATATGCACATGCTGAAAAAGATTTTCTAGCTGGACGTAAGACGGCAGAAGATATTGAAGTGCTTGGTGCAGGTGCTTTACGTAATGCGGTTGTTGACGGTGATGTTGTTACTGGTTCAGTTATGGCCGGTCAGATTGCAGGGCTTATTCGTAAAGAAGAAACTTGTGAAGAAATCTTGAAAGACCTTTACTATGGCGCTCAAGAAGTCATCTTGGAAGAAGCTAAACGTTGGTCTGATTAG
- a CDS encoding enoyl-CoA hydratase, with amino-acid sequence MSFNNVIYEKGEVATLTLNRPDISNGFNIPTCQEILEVLDNVKSDDSVKILVIKAVGKVFSIGGDLAEMQRAVESDNVESLVEIASLVNKISFAMKKLPKPVIMSVDGAVAGAAANMAVAADFVVASEKAKFIQAFVGVGLAPDAGGLFLMSRAIGTTRAIQLAMTGEGLNAQKALEYGIVYRLCESEKLERTTNQLTKRLLRGSANSYRAIKEMSWKASFEGWEDYTSLELQLQEELAFKEDFKEGVRAFAEKRRPKFSGK; translated from the coding sequence ATGTCTTTTAATAATGTTATTTATGAAAAGGGCGAAGTGGCAACTTTAACCTTGAATCGTCCTGATATTTCAAACGGTTTTAATATCCCGACATGTCAAGAGATTCTTGAGGTTTTAGATAACGTTAAATCAGATGATTCTGTCAAGATTTTGGTTATTAAGGCAGTTGGAAAAGTTTTTTCAATTGGCGGTGATTTGGCAGAAATGCAACGTGCCGTAGAATCTGACAATGTTGAATCATTGGTTGAAATTGCTAGTTTGGTTAATAAAATTTCATTTGCAATGAAAAAATTGCCAAAGCCAGTTATTATGAGTGTAGATGGTGCGGTTGCGGGAGCAGCTGCAAATATGGCTGTCGCTGCAGATTTTGTTGTTGCTAGTGAAAAAGCTAAATTCATTCAAGCTTTTGTTGGTGTAGGTCTTGCGCCAGATGCTGGAGGCCTTTTCTTAATGAGCCGTGCGATTGGTACAACTCGTGCCATTCAATTGGCAATGACTGGGGAAGGTTTAAATGCCCAAAAAGCGCTTGAATATGGCATTGTTTACCGACTATGCGAGTCTGAAAAGCTTGAACGAACAACAAATCAACTCACAAAACGTTTGCTACGAGGCTCAGCAAATTCTTACCGTGCGATTAAAGAAATGTCATGGAAGGCATCTTTTGAAGGTTGGGAAGATTATACGTCACTTGAATTGCAACTTCAAGAAGAACTAGCATTTAAGGAAGATTTTAAAGAGGGCGTCCGTGCTTTTGCTGAAAAACGTCGTCCAAAATTTTCAGGAAAATAA
- the fabD gene encoding ACP S-malonyltransferase — MTKTAFLFAGQGAQKLGMASDLYEKYPIVRETFEQASSILGYDIRELIDNEEDKLNQTRYTQPAILTTSVAIFRLLQEKGYRPDMVAGLSLGEYSALVASGALSFEDAVALVAKRGEFMETAAPAGTGKMVAVMNTEASLIEEICQKASSKGIVTPANYNTPAQIVIGGETEAVNYAVELLKEAGVKRLIPLKVSGPFHTALLQSASERLAEVLDKVTFSEFQVPLIGNTEAKVMDHADIKALLARQVKEPVRFYDSIETMRELGMTEVIEIGPGKVLSGFLRKIDKAIPASTVEDEASLEALLEK; from the coding sequence ATGACAAAAACAGCCTTTTTATTTGCCGGTCAAGGGGCTCAAAAACTTGGAATGGCAAGTGATTTATATGAGAAATATCCTATTGTTAGAGAAACTTTTGAACAAGCTAGCAGCATTCTCGGATATGATATTCGTGAATTAATTGACAATGAGGAAGATAAGCTCAACCAAACTCGCTATACTCAACCAGCGATTTTGACAACTTCGGTTGCCATTTTCCGCTTGTTGCAAGAAAAGGGATATCGTCCTGATATGGTGGCTGGTCTTTCTCTTGGTGAATATTCTGCTTTGGTGGCTTCAGGTGCTTTAAGTTTTGAAGATGCCGTTGCGCTTGTTGCTAAGCGTGGTGAATTTATGGAAACAGCAGCGCCAGCTGGTACTGGGAAAATGGTTGCTGTCATGAATACAGAGGCTTCATTGATTGAAGAAATTTGTCAAAAGGCTTCTAGCAAGGGAATTGTGACACCTGCTAACTACAATACACCTGCACAAATCGTTATCGGTGGAGAAACAGAAGCCGTTAATTATGCCGTTGAGTTGCTAAAAGAAGCAGGCGTAAAACGTTTAATTCCTTTGAAAGTTTCAGGACCTTTCCATACTGCTTTACTACAATCTGCTAGTGAACGTTTGGCAGAGGTTCTTGATAAGGTGACATTTTCTGAATTTCAAGTTCCTTTAATTGGCAATACAGAAGCAAAAGTTATGGACCATGCTGATATTAAAGCTTTACTTGCTAGACAAGTTAAGGAGCCTGTTCGTTTTTATGATTCTATCGAAACAATGCGTGAGCTTGGAATGACAGAAGTTATCGAAATTGGTCCTGGTAAAGTTTTGAGCGGATTTCTTCGTAAAATCGATAAGGCTATTCCAGCCTCAACGGTTGAAGATGAAGCTAGTTTAGAAGCTTTGCTAGAAAAATAG
- a CDS encoding HAD family hydrolase, with protein MENFNAIIFDMDGVLFDTETFYYHRREKFLAEKGISIKHLPPSFFIGGNMKQIWRDILRDDYENWDIHQLQEEYTTYKHNHPLPYKDLIFPDTFEVIKKLYDNGYRLGLASSSTKHDILKALDDTKMRAYFSVILSGEEFPKGKPHPAIYQEAARQLGTNHDNILVVEDSEKGIQAGVSADLQVWAIEDKLFGMNQSKANRLVDNLTQIFEELVD; from the coding sequence ATGGAAAATTTTAATGCTATTATTTTTGATATGGACGGTGTATTATTTGATACAGAGACTTTTTATTATCATAGACGTGAAAAATTTTTAGCTGAAAAAGGAATTAGTATCAAGCATTTACCACCTAGTTTTTTTATTGGTGGAAACATGAAACAAATTTGGCGAGATATTTTACGTGATGATTATGAGAATTGGGATATTCACCAATTGCAAGAAGAATATACAACCTATAAGCATAATCACCCACTTCCTTATAAGGATTTAATTTTTCCAGATACTTTTGAAGTGATTAAGAAGCTTTATGATAATGGTTATCGTTTGGGCTTAGCATCAAGTTCAACAAAACATGATATTTTAAAGGCTTTAGACGATACAAAGATGAGAGCGTATTTCTCAGTTATTTTATCGGGGGAAGAATTTCCAAAAGGAAAACCTCATCCAGCTATTTATCAGGAAGCTGCTCGGCAATTAGGAACGAATCATGATAATATTTTGGTTGTTGAGGACAGTGAAAAAGGTATTCAAGCAGGTGTTTCTGCTGACTTGCAAGTTTGGGCAATTGAAGATAAGTTATTTGGAATGAACCAAAGCAAGGCAAATCGCTTGGTTGACAATTTGACTCAGATTTTTGAAGAACTTGTTGATTAA
- a CDS encoding acyl carrier protein, whose product MAVFEKVQEIIVEELGKETDEVKLETTFDELDADSLDVFQVISEIEDEFDIQIETEEGLNTVGDLVAYVEEKTK is encoded by the coding sequence ATGGCAGTATTTGAAAAAGTACAAGAAATTATCGTTGAAGAACTTGGTAAAGAGACAGATGAAGTAAAATTGGAAACTACTTTCGATGAACTTGATGCTGATTCACTTGATGTTTTCCAAGTTATTTCAGAAATCGAAGATGAATTCGACATCCAAATTGAAACTGAAGAAGGTCTTAATACTGTAGGTGACTTGGTTGCTTACGTTGAAGAAAAAACAAAATAA
- a CDS encoding ABC transporter ATP-binding protein, translating into MTENRKKLVELKNVSLTFNEGKKNEVKAIDNISFDIYEGEVFGLVGESGSGKTTIGRAILKLYDINKGEIDFDGETISHLKGKELHEFRKNAQMIFQDPQASLNGRMKIRDIVAEGLDIHKLVNSKEERDQKVQDLLALVGLNKDHSTRYPHEFSGGQRQRIGIARALAVEPKFIIADEPISALDVSIQAQVVNLMQKLQREQGLTYLFIAHDLSMVKYISDRIGVMHWGKMLEIGTSDDVYNHPIHPYTKSLLTAIPEPDPESERNRIHEEYDPSAELDGQPREMREITPGHFVLCTEAEAEAYKQEL; encoded by the coding sequence ATGACTGAAAATAGAAAAAAGCTTGTTGAACTTAAAAATGTATCATTGACTTTTAATGAAGGTAAAAAGAACGAAGTAAAAGCTATTGATAATATCAGTTTTGATATTTACGAAGGTGAAGTTTTCGGTCTTGTTGGAGAATCAGGTTCTGGTAAGACAACCATTGGTCGTGCTATTTTGAAATTGTACGACATTAATAAAGGTGAAATTGATTTTGATGGCGAAACTATCTCTCACCTTAAAGGAAAAGAATTGCACGAATTCCGTAAAAATGCTCAAATGATTTTCCAAGACCCACAAGCTAGTCTTAATGGTCGTATGAAAATTCGTGACATTGTTGCGGAAGGACTTGACATCCATAAATTAGTTAACAGTAAAGAAGAACGTGACCAAAAAGTTCAAGATTTACTTGCTTTAGTTGGACTTAACAAAGACCATTCAACACGCTATCCACATGAATTTTCAGGTGGACAACGTCAACGTATTGGTATCGCTCGTGCTCTTGCTGTTGAACCAAAGTTCATCATTGCCGATGAACCAATTTCAGCCCTTGACGTGTCAATCCAAGCTCAAGTTGTTAACCTTATGCAAAAACTTCAAAGAGAACAGGGGTTAACATATCTCTTTATCGCTCACGATTTGTCAATGGTTAAATACATCTCAGATCGTATTGGGGTTATGCACTGGGGTAAAATGCTTGAAATTGGAACATCTGATGATGTCTATAATCATCCAATTCACCCATATACTAAGAGCTTATTGACTGCAATTCCAGAACCAGACCCAGAATCTGAAAGAAATCGTATCCATGAAGAATACGATCCAAGTGCAGAACTAGATGGCCAACCACGTGAAATGCGTGAAATTACACCTGGCCACTTTGTTCTTTGTACAGAAGCAGAAGCAGAAGCTTATAAACAAGAATTATAA
- a CDS encoding beta-ketoacyl-ACP synthase III: MVFARIAQAAAYAPEQVITNDDLSKIMDTSDEWISSRTGIKRRHITRNETTSDLGTQVAKQLISKAGLSAEDIDFIIVATITPDSLMPSTAARIQANVGAVNAFAMDLTAACSGFVFALATADKFIQSGMYKKGIVIGAETLSKTLDWSERSSSVLFGDGAGGVLIEASETKHFLAESLHTDGSRGLSLTSGKVGLSSPFSEEETDDKFLKMDGRAIFDFAIRDVSKSIKALIEASDVAAEDLDYLFLHQANIRILDKIAKKIGVDVDKLPANMMEYGNTSAASIPILLSEYVDKGYIKLDGSQTVLFSAFGGGLTWGSLIVKI; the protein is encoded by the coding sequence ATGGTATTTGCAAGAATTGCTCAGGCAGCAGCCTATGCCCCTGAACAAGTGATTACAAACGATGATTTGTCGAAAATTATGGATACTAGTGATGAGTGGATTTCATCACGTACTGGTATCAAAAGACGACACATCACTCGAAATGAAACAACTAGTGATTTAGGGACACAAGTTGCCAAGCAACTGATTTCTAAAGCTGGTTTATCGGCTGAAGATATTGACTTCATCATTGTTGCAACGATAACCCCTGATAGTTTAATGCCTTCTACGGCAGCACGTATTCAAGCGAATGTTGGTGCGGTTAATGCCTTTGCAATGGATTTGACGGCAGCATGTAGTGGTTTTGTATTTGCTTTGGCAACTGCGGATAAATTCATCCAGTCAGGTATGTACAAAAAAGGAATTGTGATTGGCGCTGAGACTTTGTCAAAAACGTTAGACTGGTCTGAACGTAGCAGTTCGGTTTTGTTTGGCGACGGTGCTGGTGGTGTCTTGATTGAGGCTTCTGAAACAAAACATTTCTTAGCTGAATCACTCCATACAGACGGCAGTCGTGGGCTTAGTTTGACTTCAGGGAAAGTTGGCTTGTCTTCGCCATTTTCAGAAGAAGAAACTGATGATAAATTCTTAAAAATGGATGGTAGAGCAATTTTTGATTTTGCAATCCGTGACGTTTCTAAGAGTATCAAGGCTTTAATTGAAGCTTCTGATGTGGCAGCTGAAGATTTGGATTATTTGTTTTTACACCAAGCTAATATCCGTATTTTAGATAAAATTGCTAAAAAAATTGGTGTTGATGTAGATAAACTTCCAGCTAACATGATGGAATATGGAAATACCAGTGCAGCAAGTATTCCGATTCTTTTATCTGAGTATGTTGATAAAGGATACATTAAATTAGACGGTTCACAAACAGTTCTTTTCTCTGCTTTTGGTGGAGGTTTGACATGGGGCAGTCTAATTGTTAAAATCTAG
- the fabG gene encoding 3-oxoacyl-[acyl-carrier-protein] reductase — protein MEIKDKNVFVTGSTRGIGLAIARQFASLGANIVLNGRSEISQDLIDSFKDYHVKVIAISGDVSNFDDAKRMVDEAINELGSVDVLVNNAGITNDKLMLKMSEADFESVLKVNLTGAFNMTQSVLKPMTRARQGAIINLSSVVGLTGNVGQANYAASKAGLIGFTKSVAREVAARGVRVNAIAPGFIESDMTDAIPEKMQEAILAGIPMKRIGKAEEVASVASFLAQQDYLTGQVIAIDGGMTMQ, from the coding sequence ATGGAAATCAAAGATAAAAATGTTTTCGTAACGGGTTCAACTCGTGGAATTGGTTTAGCTATCGCACGTCAATTTGCTAGTCTTGGCGCTAATATTGTCCTTAATGGGCGTTCTGAAATTTCGCAAGATTTGATTGATAGTTTTAAAGACTATCACGTTAAAGTGATTGCTATTTCGGGTGATGTGTCAAATTTTGACGATGCTAAGCGTATGGTTGATGAAGCTATCAACGAGCTTGGTTCTGTTGATGTTTTAGTTAATAACGCAGGTATTACCAACGATAAATTAATGCTAAAAATGTCAGAAGCTGATTTTGAGTCTGTGCTTAAAGTTAATTTGACTGGTGCGTTTAACATGACACAATCAGTCTTAAAACCGATGACACGTGCTCGTCAAGGTGCTATCATTAACTTATCAAGCGTTGTTGGTTTGACTGGTAATGTTGGACAAGCTAACTACGCTGCTTCAAAAGCTGGTTTGATTGGTTTTACGAAATCAGTTGCTCGTGAAGTAGCTGCGCGCGGTGTTCGTGTCAATGCTATTGCCCCTGGTTTTATTGAATCAGATATGACTGATGCGATTCCTGAAAAAATGCAAGAAGCGATTTTGGCAGGAATTCCAATGAAACGCATTGGTAAAGCTGAAGAAGTGGCTTCTGTTGCTAGTTTCTTAGCACAGCAAGATTACTTGACAGGTCAAGTGATTGCTATCGACGGTGGTATGACAATGCAATAA
- a CDS encoding MarR family winged helix-turn-helix transcriptional regulator — protein MDYNRINEYLVDIFNRVQVIEETSLRTSQFNDVSLKEMHTIEIIGKNSNVTPSDIARELMLTLGTITTSLNKLEAKGYIERRRSKLDRRVVHLTLTKKGRLLDRLHHKFHKNMVIHIAEDMNEEEFEALAQGLKNLHKFLEELM, from the coding sequence TTGGATTATAATAGAATCAATGAATACCTTGTTGATATTTTTAATCGTGTTCAAGTCATTGAAGAGACAAGTCTAAGAACAAGTCAGTTCAATGATGTTTCATTAAAAGAAATGCATACCATTGAGATTATTGGTAAAAATTCTAATGTTACTCCAAGTGATATTGCTCGTGAGTTGATGTTAACGCTCGGAACAATAACCACTAGCCTGAATAAACTTGAGGCAAAAGGTTATATTGAAAGACGACGTTCAAAATTGGACCGCCGTGTTGTTCACTTAACTTTGACAAAAAAAGGAAGATTACTAGACAGACTTCATCATAAATTCCACAAAAATATGGTTATCCATATTGCGGAAGATATGAATGAAGAGGAATTTGAAGCCTTGGCTCAAGGGTTGAAGAATCTTCATAAGTTTCTTGAGGAGTTAATGTAA